The Triticum dicoccoides isolate Atlit2015 ecotype Zavitan chromosome 6A, WEW_v2.0, whole genome shotgun sequence genome has a window encoding:
- the LOC119318067 gene encoding WAT1-related protein At1g44800-like gives MGMGWKVLSDVKPYLAMVLLQVGFAGMYIVAVASLKRGMSHFVLVVYRNLVATAVMAPFALYFERGLRPKMTITIFIKIMGLAFLEPVLDQNLYYMGAKLTSAGFGAALINILPAVTFVLALIMRMEKVRLRSLHSQAKIAGTVLTVAGAVLMILYHGPTVQFPWTKGQHHAGGAAAGADAAAWLKGTIMVIAACVAWSCFFVLQSSTLRDYPSELSLTVLICGVGSVMSTGVALVAERANTQAWVIGFDARFFTAVYAGIVCSGVAYYVQGIVSKQRGPVFVTAFNPLCMIITAVMGSIILKEEITLGSVIGAVIIVVGLYFLIWGKSKDKVNQVSDDFVAGSSKGAGELPLTSVTNGNGKQHELGNGQFNGGYVLNMETPATNGH, from the exons ATGGGCATGGGGTGGAAAGTTCTGAGCGATGTGAAGCCGTACCTGGCGATGGTGCTGCTGCAGGTGGGGTTCGCCGGGATGTACATCGTCGCCGTGGCGTCCCTCAAGCGCGGGATGAGCCACTTCGTGCTCGTGGTCTACCGGAACCTCGTCGCCACCGCCGTCATGGCGCCCTTCGCCCTCTACTTCGAGAG GGGACTGAGGCCAAAGATGACAATCACCATCTTCATCAAGATCATGGGTCTCGCATTCCTCGA GCCTGTGCTTGACCAGAACCTCTACTACATGGGCGCGAAGCTGACCTCGGCGGGGTTCGGGGCGGCGCTGATCAACATCCTCCCGGCCGTCACCTTCGTGCTGGCGCTCATCATGCGCATGGAGAAGGTGCGGCTGCGGAGCCTGCACAGCCAGGCCAAGATCGCCGGCACGGTCCTCACGGTGGCCGGCGCCGTGCTCATGATCCTCTACCACGGCCCCACTGTGCAATTTCCCTGGACCAAGGGCCAGCATCACGCGGGCGGTGCGGCCGCCGGCGCCGATGCAGCGGCGTGGCTAAAGGGGACCATCATGGTCATCGCCGCCTGCGTGGCCTGGTCGTGCTTCTTCGTCCTCCAGTCCAGCACGCTCCGGGACTACCCGTCGGAGCTGTCCCTCACGGTGCTCATCTGTGGTGTGGGCTCGGTGATGAGCACCGGCGTCGCCCTCGTCGCCGAGCGTGCCAACACTCAGGCATGGGTCATCGGCTTCGACGCCCGCTTCTTCACCGCCGTCTACGCCGGCATAGTGTGCTCCGGCGTGGCGTACTATGTGCAGGGCATCGTGTCTAAGCAAAGGGGCCCGGTGTTCGTCACGGCCTTCAACCCGCTCTGCATGATCATAACCGCCGTCATGGGCTCCATCATTCTCAAGGAGGAGATCACTCTCGGAAG TGTGATTGGTGCAGTGATCATCGTGGTAGGGCTTTACTTTCTCATATGgggcaagagcaaggacaaggtcaACCAAGTCTCCGACGACTTCGTAGCTGGTAGCAGCAAGGGCGCCGGTGAGCTGCCCTTAACCTCGGTGACTAACGGCAACGGCAAGCAGCACGAGCTCGGGAACGGCCAGTTCAACGGTGGCTATGTACTGAACATGGAGACGCCGGCGACCAATGGCCACTAA